A part of Salvelinus alpinus chromosome 23, SLU_Salpinus.1, whole genome shotgun sequence genomic DNA contains:
- the lig1 gene encoding DNA ligase 1 isoform X1: protein MQRSISSFFQPKTGKEKESKESDGPVKDKSVKDKSVKDKSVKDKSVKDKSVKDKSVKDKSVKDKSVKDKSVKDKPVKDKPVKDKPVKDKPVKDKPVKDKPEPVKRPLKVQNGVHEEPDSPVKKFTKRSRQILDSDDDDDDDEAPVGIEQEQEDKAVQPKDEVFKAVTTPLSPASPVTTSASPVTSSASPVTSSASPVTSSASPVTTSATPVTSSATPVTPAASPTPGTPDTPTSISPSGIPKRRTARKQFPKRKLDSRSGSEKEEEEQGQQNKRAKVEETQDSTENEEEAMDVGGENSVDKPGVAQNNPEEKETDEEKTKDGEKEKALDVKETATEKAEEEKGKSEKAKERSPKERSPKGQKAKERSPKGQKVKERSPTGQKAKERSPKGQKVKERSPKGQKAVKDEKEKGSPKNERKEEKDMKEEKVSESPQAKKVPTISSFFAPRKAAVKMERPEKSEGDGKEKSEGDGKEKSEGDGKEKSEGDGKEKSEKSGEYIKEEATVSRTPEDVKDKKGEKTAQAQYDPSRPNYHPVDHACWSRGQRVPYLAVARTFEKIEEDSGRLRNIETLSNLLRSVIVLSPEDLLCCVYLCLNQLGPAYMGLELGVGDTVLMKAVAQATGRQLDKIKAEAAEKGDLGLVAESSRNNQRIMFQPANLIAGGVFNKLKDIGNMSGNSAMNKKIDIIKGLFVACRFSEARYIVRSLAGKLRIGLAEQSVLSALSQAVCLTPPGQDFPPAVVDAGKGMSAEKQKAWIEEKSLVLKQTYCEMPNYDVIIPVILKEGIDELPNHCKLTPGVPLRPMLAHPTKGVGEVMKRFDEAAFTCEYKYDGERAQIHILENGEVRIFSRNQEDNTTKYPDIISRIPTVKNESVISCVLDSEAVAWDREKKQIQPFQVLTTRKRKDVAAADIKVQVCVYAFDLLYLNGESLVKKPLSCRRALLKESFQEKEGEFVFARAIDSDNTDVIAEFLEQSVRDSCEGLMVKTLEKDATYEIAKRSHNWLKLKKDYLDGVGDTMDLCVIGAYLGKGKRTGTYGGFLLACYDEDNEEFQSVCKIGTGFKDEDLEQHYKFLKEHILPKPRPYYRVDQSTEPDLWLDAVQVWEVKCADLSLSPIYKAGMGLCDPEKGISLRFPRFLRIRDDKKPEEATSGGQIADLYRKQQVVQNQGDKADLEDYY, encoded by the exons ATGCAGCGAAGCATATC ATCTTTCTTTCAGCCCAAAACGGGCAAAGAGAAGGAGAGCAAAGAAAGTGATGGTCCGGTGAAAGACAAGTCGGTGAAAGACAAGTCGGTGAAAGACAAGTCGGTGAAAGACAAGTCGGTGAAAGACAAGTCGGTGAAAGACAAGTCGGTGAAAGACAAGTCGGTGAAAGACAAGTCGGTGAAAGACAAGTCGGTGAAAGACAAGCCGGTGAAAGACAAGCCGGTGAAAGACAAGCCGGTGAAAGACAAGCCGGTGAAAGACAAGCCGGTGAAAGACAAGCCAGA ACCAGTCAAAAGGCCTCTCAAAGTTCAGAATGGGGTCCATGAAGAGCCTGATTCGCCAGTAAAGAAGTTCACTAAACGCAGTCGTCAGATCTTggacagtgatgatgatgatgatgatgatgaggctcCAGTCGGAATAGAACAGGAGCAAGAGGACAAGGCTGTGCAACCCAAG GATGAAGTATTCAAGGCTGTTACCACCCCCCTGTCCCCCGCCTCTCCAGTGACCACATCCGCCTCTCCAGTGACCTCATCCGCCTCTCCAGTGACCTCATCCGCCTCTCCAGTGACCTCATCCGCCTCTCCAGTGACCACATCCGCCACTCCAGTGACCTCATCCGCCACTCCAGTGACCCCAGCTGCCTCCCCCACCCCTGGAACCCCTGACACCCCCACTTCCATCTCACCTTCCGGGATACCCAAACGCCGCACCG CAAGGAAGCAGTTCCCTAAGAGAAAGCTGGACAGCCGGAGTGGCAGtgaaaaggaggaggaagaacaaGGACAGCAGAATAAAAGAGCAAAGGTTGAGGAGACACAGGACAGCACCG AGAATGAAGAGGAAGCGATGGACGTGGGAGGAGAGAACAGTGTGGATAAGCCTGGGGTGGCGCAGAACAACCcggaggagaaagagacggatGAAGAGAAGACcaaagatggagagaaggagaaagcaCTTGATGTGAAAGAGACCGCGACTGAGAAGGCTGAGGAGGAAAAAGGAAAAAGTGAAAAGGCTAAAGAGAGAAGCCCTAAAGAAAGAAGTCCTAAGGGTCAAAAGGCTAAAGAAAGAAGTCCTAAGGGTCAAAAGGTTAAAGAGAGAAGTCCTACGGGTCAAAAGGCTAAAGAGAGAAGTCCTAAGGGTCAAAAGGTTAAAGAGAGAAGTCCTAAGGGTCAAAAGGCGGTAAAGGATGAGAAAGAAAAAGGAAGTCCTAAAAATGAAAGGAAGGAGGAGAAAGACATGAAAGAAGAGAAAGTGTCAGAAAGCCCCCAAGCCAAGAAAGTCCCCACCATCAGCAGTTTCTTTG CTCCCAGGAAGGCTGCTGTAAAGATGGAGAGACCAGAGAAGAGTGAGGGAGACGGAAAGGAGAAGAGCGAGGGAGACGGAAAGGAGAAGAGCGAGGGAGACGGAAAGGAGAAGAGCGAGGGAGACGGAAAGGAGAAGAGCGAGAAGAGCGGGGAGTATATAAAGGAAGAGGCGACGGTGTCCCGTACCCCGGAGGACGTTAAAGACAAGAAAGG AGAGAAGACTGCCCAGGCCCAGTATGACCCGTCCAGACCCAACTATCACCCTGTAGACCACGCCTGCTGGAGCCGGGGACAGAG GGTCCCGTATTTGGCTGTTGCACGCACCTTTGAAAAGATTGAGGAAGATTCTGGCAG ATTGAGGAACATTGAAACATTATCTAATCTCCTACGCTCTGTTATCGTCCTCTCTCCAG AGGACCTGCTGTGCTGCGTCTACCTGTGTCTCAATCAGCTGGGTCCTGCTTAcatggggctggagctgggagtGGGAGACACTGTTCTGATGAAGGCTGTCGCCCAAGCtactg GGCGACAGTTGGACAAAATCAAGGCGGAGGCTGCAGAGAAGGGGGACTTGGGGTTGGTGGCTGAGAGTTCCCGTAACAACCAGAGAATTATGTTCCAGCCAGCCAATCTTATTGCGGGGGGTGTGTTCAACAAACTGAAAGACATCGGGAACATGAGTGGGAattct GCCATGAATAAGAAGATCGACATCATCAAAGGTCTCTTTGTAGCCTGTCGTTTCTCTGAAGCCAGATACATTGTCAG GTCGCTGGCAGGGAAGCTGAGGATTGGCTTGGCTGAACAGAGTGTACTCTCTGCCCTGAGTCAGGCTGTGTGTCTGACTCCTCCAGGACAAG actTCCCTCCGGCGGTGGTTGACGCGGGGAAAGGAATGAGTGCAGAAAAACAGAAAGCTTGGATAGAAGAGAAGAGCCTTGTCCTCAAACAGACTTACTG TGAGATGCCCAACTATGATGTCATCATCCCAGTCATTCTGAAGGAGGGGATTGATGAACTCCCCAACCACTGCAAACTCACTCCAG GTGTACCGTTGAGGCCCATGCTGGCTCACCCCACCAAAGGTGTAGGAGAGGTGATGAAGAGATTTGATGAAGCCGCCTTCACCTGCGAGTACAAGTATGATGGAGAACGAGcacag ATCCATATCTTGGAGAATGGGGAAGTGCGTATTTTCAGTCGCAACCAGGAGGATAATACCACCAAATATCCTGACATCATCTCCCGCATTCCTACG GTAAAGAATGAGTCTGTGATTTCCTGTGTGTTGGACTCTGAGGCAGTAGCTTGGGACAGAGAGAAGAAGCAGATCCAACCATTCCAGGTTCTCACCACACGGAAGAGAAAG GATGTGGCTGCAGCTGATATCaaggtccaggtgtgtgtgtacgcCTTCGACCTGCTGTATCTCAATGGAGAG TCTCTAGTGAAGAAGCCCTTGTCATGTCGCAGGGCTCTGTTGAAGGAGAGCTtccaggagaaggagggagagtttGTGTTCGCCCGTGCCATCGACTCAGACAACACAGACGTCATCGCTGAGTTCCTGGAGCAATCGGTTCGAG ACTCCTGCGAGGGACTCATGGTGAAGACTCTGGAGAAAGATGCCACGTATGAAATCGCCAAGCGCTCTCACAACTGGCTCAAG CTGAAGAAGGATTATCTGGATGGCGTGGGGGACACGATGGATCTGTGTGTGATCGGAGCGTATCTGGGGAAGGGCAAGAGAACAGGGACCTACGGAGGCTTTCTGCTCGCCTGCTACGATGAGGACAATGAAGAGTTCCAGTCAGTctgcaag ATTGGGACAGGGTTCAAGGATGAAGATTTGGAGCAACATTATAAATTCTTAAAG GAGCATATTTTGCCAAAGCCACGCCCCTATTACCGTGTGGACCAATCAACTGAGCCCGACTTGTGGCTCGATGCCGTGCAAGTATGGGAAGTGAAGTGTGCTGACCTATCGCTGTCGCCGATCTACAAGGCTGGAATGGGATTG TGTGACCCAGAGAAGGGCATCTCTCTTCGGTTCCCACGCTTCCTGAGGATCAGAGATGATAAGAAGCCAGAGGAGGCCACTTCAGGAGGACAG ATTGCTGATTTATACAGGAAGCAGCAGGTTGTTCAGAATCAGGGCGACAAAGCTGACCTTGAGGACTactactga
- the lig1 gene encoding DNA ligase 1 isoform X2 — MQRSISSFFQPKTGKEKESKESDGPVKDKSVKDKSVKDKSVKDKSVKDKSVKDKSVKDKSVKDKSVKDKSVKDKPVKDKPVKDKPVKDKPVKDKPVKDKPEPVKRPLKVQNGVHEEPDSPVKKFTKRSRQILDSDDDDDDDEAPVGIEQEQEDKAVQPKDEVFKAVTTPLSPASPVTTSASPVTSSASPVTSSASPVTSSASPVTTSATPVTSSATPVTPAASPTPGTPDTPTSISPSGIPKRRTARKQFPKRKLDSRSGSEKEEEEQGQQNKRAKVEETQDSTENEEEAMDVGGENSVDKPGVAQNNPEEKETDEEKTKDGEKEKALDVKETATEKAEEEKGKSEKAKERSPKERSPKGQKAKERSPKGQKVKERSPTGQKAKERSPKGQKVKERSPKGQKAVKDEKEKGSPKNERKEEKDMKEEKVSESPQAKKVPTISSFFAPRKAAVKMERPEKSEGDGKEKSEGDGKEKSEGDGKEKSGEYIKEEATVSRTPEDVKDKKGEKTAQAQYDPSRPNYHPVDHACWSRGQRVPYLAVARTFEKIEEDSGRLRNIETLSNLLRSVIVLSPEDLLCCVYLCLNQLGPAYMGLELGVGDTVLMKAVAQATGRQLDKIKAEAAEKGDLGLVAESSRNNQRIMFQPANLIAGGVFNKLKDIGNMSGNSAMNKKIDIIKGLFVACRFSEARYIVRSLAGKLRIGLAEQSVLSALSQAVCLTPPGQDFPPAVVDAGKGMSAEKQKAWIEEKSLVLKQTYCEMPNYDVIIPVILKEGIDELPNHCKLTPGVPLRPMLAHPTKGVGEVMKRFDEAAFTCEYKYDGERAQIHILENGEVRIFSRNQEDNTTKYPDIISRIPTVKNESVISCVLDSEAVAWDREKKQIQPFQVLTTRKRKDVAAADIKVQVCVYAFDLLYLNGESLVKKPLSCRRALLKESFQEKEGEFVFARAIDSDNTDVIAEFLEQSVRDSCEGLMVKTLEKDATYEIAKRSHNWLKLKKDYLDGVGDTMDLCVIGAYLGKGKRTGTYGGFLLACYDEDNEEFQSVCKIGTGFKDEDLEQHYKFLKEHILPKPRPYYRVDQSTEPDLWLDAVQVWEVKCADLSLSPIYKAGMGLCDPEKGISLRFPRFLRIRDDKKPEEATSGGQIADLYRKQQVVQNQGDKADLEDYY; from the exons ATGCAGCGAAGCATATC ATCTTTCTTTCAGCCCAAAACGGGCAAAGAGAAGGAGAGCAAAGAAAGTGATGGTCCGGTGAAAGACAAGTCGGTGAAAGACAAGTCGGTGAAAGACAAGTCGGTGAAAGACAAGTCGGTGAAAGACAAGTCGGTGAAAGACAAGTCGGTGAAAGACAAGTCGGTGAAAGACAAGTCGGTGAAAGACAAGTCGGTGAAAGACAAGCCGGTGAAAGACAAGCCGGTGAAAGACAAGCCGGTGAAAGACAAGCCGGTGAAAGACAAGCCGGTGAAAGACAAGCCAGA ACCAGTCAAAAGGCCTCTCAAAGTTCAGAATGGGGTCCATGAAGAGCCTGATTCGCCAGTAAAGAAGTTCACTAAACGCAGTCGTCAGATCTTggacagtgatgatgatgatgatgatgatgaggctcCAGTCGGAATAGAACAGGAGCAAGAGGACAAGGCTGTGCAACCCAAG GATGAAGTATTCAAGGCTGTTACCACCCCCCTGTCCCCCGCCTCTCCAGTGACCACATCCGCCTCTCCAGTGACCTCATCCGCCTCTCCAGTGACCTCATCCGCCTCTCCAGTGACCTCATCCGCCTCTCCAGTGACCACATCCGCCACTCCAGTGACCTCATCCGCCACTCCAGTGACCCCAGCTGCCTCCCCCACCCCTGGAACCCCTGACACCCCCACTTCCATCTCACCTTCCGGGATACCCAAACGCCGCACCG CAAGGAAGCAGTTCCCTAAGAGAAAGCTGGACAGCCGGAGTGGCAGtgaaaaggaggaggaagaacaaGGACAGCAGAATAAAAGAGCAAAGGTTGAGGAGACACAGGACAGCACCG AGAATGAAGAGGAAGCGATGGACGTGGGAGGAGAGAACAGTGTGGATAAGCCTGGGGTGGCGCAGAACAACCcggaggagaaagagacggatGAAGAGAAGACcaaagatggagagaaggagaaagcaCTTGATGTGAAAGAGACCGCGACTGAGAAGGCTGAGGAGGAAAAAGGAAAAAGTGAAAAGGCTAAAGAGAGAAGCCCTAAAGAAAGAAGTCCTAAGGGTCAAAAGGCTAAAGAAAGAAGTCCTAAGGGTCAAAAGGTTAAAGAGAGAAGTCCTACGGGTCAAAAGGCTAAAGAGAGAAGTCCTAAGGGTCAAAAGGTTAAAGAGAGAAGTCCTAAGGGTCAAAAGGCGGTAAAGGATGAGAAAGAAAAAGGAAGTCCTAAAAATGAAAGGAAGGAGGAGAAAGACATGAAAGAAGAGAAAGTGTCAGAAAGCCCCCAAGCCAAGAAAGTCCCCACCATCAGCAGTTTCTTTG CTCCCAGGAAGGCTGCTGTAAAGATGGAGAGACCAGAGAAGAGTGAGGGAGACGGAAAGGAGAAGAGCGAGGGAGACGGAAAGGAGAAGAGCGAGGGAGACGGAAAGGAGAAGAGCG GGGAGTATATAAAGGAAGAGGCGACGGTGTCCCGTACCCCGGAGGACGTTAAAGACAAGAAAGG AGAGAAGACTGCCCAGGCCCAGTATGACCCGTCCAGACCCAACTATCACCCTGTAGACCACGCCTGCTGGAGCCGGGGACAGAG GGTCCCGTATTTGGCTGTTGCACGCACCTTTGAAAAGATTGAGGAAGATTCTGGCAG ATTGAGGAACATTGAAACATTATCTAATCTCCTACGCTCTGTTATCGTCCTCTCTCCAG AGGACCTGCTGTGCTGCGTCTACCTGTGTCTCAATCAGCTGGGTCCTGCTTAcatggggctggagctgggagtGGGAGACACTGTTCTGATGAAGGCTGTCGCCCAAGCtactg GGCGACAGTTGGACAAAATCAAGGCGGAGGCTGCAGAGAAGGGGGACTTGGGGTTGGTGGCTGAGAGTTCCCGTAACAACCAGAGAATTATGTTCCAGCCAGCCAATCTTATTGCGGGGGGTGTGTTCAACAAACTGAAAGACATCGGGAACATGAGTGGGAattct GCCATGAATAAGAAGATCGACATCATCAAAGGTCTCTTTGTAGCCTGTCGTTTCTCTGAAGCCAGATACATTGTCAG GTCGCTGGCAGGGAAGCTGAGGATTGGCTTGGCTGAACAGAGTGTACTCTCTGCCCTGAGTCAGGCTGTGTGTCTGACTCCTCCAGGACAAG actTCCCTCCGGCGGTGGTTGACGCGGGGAAAGGAATGAGTGCAGAAAAACAGAAAGCTTGGATAGAAGAGAAGAGCCTTGTCCTCAAACAGACTTACTG TGAGATGCCCAACTATGATGTCATCATCCCAGTCATTCTGAAGGAGGGGATTGATGAACTCCCCAACCACTGCAAACTCACTCCAG GTGTACCGTTGAGGCCCATGCTGGCTCACCCCACCAAAGGTGTAGGAGAGGTGATGAAGAGATTTGATGAAGCCGCCTTCACCTGCGAGTACAAGTATGATGGAGAACGAGcacag ATCCATATCTTGGAGAATGGGGAAGTGCGTATTTTCAGTCGCAACCAGGAGGATAATACCACCAAATATCCTGACATCATCTCCCGCATTCCTACG GTAAAGAATGAGTCTGTGATTTCCTGTGTGTTGGACTCTGAGGCAGTAGCTTGGGACAGAGAGAAGAAGCAGATCCAACCATTCCAGGTTCTCACCACACGGAAGAGAAAG GATGTGGCTGCAGCTGATATCaaggtccaggtgtgtgtgtacgcCTTCGACCTGCTGTATCTCAATGGAGAG TCTCTAGTGAAGAAGCCCTTGTCATGTCGCAGGGCTCTGTTGAAGGAGAGCTtccaggagaaggagggagagtttGTGTTCGCCCGTGCCATCGACTCAGACAACACAGACGTCATCGCTGAGTTCCTGGAGCAATCGGTTCGAG ACTCCTGCGAGGGACTCATGGTGAAGACTCTGGAGAAAGATGCCACGTATGAAATCGCCAAGCGCTCTCACAACTGGCTCAAG CTGAAGAAGGATTATCTGGATGGCGTGGGGGACACGATGGATCTGTGTGTGATCGGAGCGTATCTGGGGAAGGGCAAGAGAACAGGGACCTACGGAGGCTTTCTGCTCGCCTGCTACGATGAGGACAATGAAGAGTTCCAGTCAGTctgcaag ATTGGGACAGGGTTCAAGGATGAAGATTTGGAGCAACATTATAAATTCTTAAAG GAGCATATTTTGCCAAAGCCACGCCCCTATTACCGTGTGGACCAATCAACTGAGCCCGACTTGTGGCTCGATGCCGTGCAAGTATGGGAAGTGAAGTGTGCTGACCTATCGCTGTCGCCGATCTACAAGGCTGGAATGGGATTG TGTGACCCAGAGAAGGGCATCTCTCTTCGGTTCCCACGCTTCCTGAGGATCAGAGATGATAAGAAGCCAGAGGAGGCCACTTCAGGAGGACAG ATTGCTGATTTATACAGGAAGCAGCAGGTTGTTCAGAATCAGGGCGACAAAGCTGACCTTGAGGACTactactga